The Aureispira anguillae genome contains a region encoding:
- the cobM gene encoding precorrin-4 C(11)-methyltransferase: MKKIVFIAVTDQAIKKALVLQKQFPKSLLITTRENNYDTVSSVNSISEYLEQYFSQLDGIVFISAMGICVRMIAPFLEGKELDPAVICMDEQTYFVQSVIGGHKKGANALAEKVAAIFGSQAVLSTASDVQQIWALDLLAEQFDWTVACTSSMTALMALFVNRKPTALLLEIKDKGTAYLEQSLPDFVTVFYKETAIDYAKFELLICVSPRLIKATIPCLAFYPKVLTLGTGCSKALDSEQFKTTLLESIKAKGYSPAALKCFGSVDIKAKQQAYVDFSEECDLPFQTFTREVIQTIEVPNPSKVVQAKIGVDGVSESTAMLLANQTSLLVEKQKVLLENGEKFTFALALDRMAERKAVVAIIGAGPGDELLITVKGKNYLEQADCVLYAGSLVPEEMTNWCKAGAVVMNSAMMTLEEQITLMQKHYEKGHLIVRLQSGDPSLYGAIQEQMSIFDDLGMHYFIIPGISSFSAAAAALKSEFTIPEVVQSVILTRGAGKTPLPEAEKLEEMAKHKATMCIFLSATLVKKVEAQLLEHYDPETPVAVLYRVTWKDEEIYQGTLQNLAAIVKKSKKTRTVLFIIGACIGARKNRSQLYNPDWKHIFRTNKKFTLKE, from the coding sequence ATGAAAAAAATAGTTTTTATTGCCGTAACGGATCAAGCCATAAAAAAAGCGCTTGTATTGCAAAAGCAATTCCCTAAATCATTGTTGATTACTACTCGTGAAAACAATTATGATACCGTATCTAGCGTAAATTCTATCTCTGAGTATTTAGAACAATACTTTAGTCAATTGGATGGAATTGTTTTTATCAGTGCTATGGGAATCTGTGTGCGAATGATTGCTCCGTTTCTAGAAGGGAAAGAATTAGACCCTGCGGTGATTTGTATGGACGAACAAACTTACTTTGTACAATCTGTTATTGGTGGTCACAAAAAGGGAGCCAATGCCTTGGCAGAAAAAGTAGCTGCTATTTTTGGTAGCCAAGCGGTTCTTTCTACTGCTAGTGATGTGCAACAAATTTGGGCCTTGGATCTTTTGGCGGAGCAGTTTGATTGGACGGTAGCCTGTACGTCCTCTATGACAGCATTAATGGCTTTGTTTGTAAATAGAAAACCAACAGCTTTATTGTTAGAAATAAAGGACAAAGGAACGGCTTATTTAGAGCAATCTTTGCCTGATTTTGTCACGGTATTCTATAAAGAAACAGCAATTGATTACGCTAAATTTGAGTTGTTGATTTGTGTATCTCCTCGATTGATAAAGGCTACAATCCCCTGTCTTGCTTTTTATCCAAAAGTGTTAACGCTTGGGACAGGTTGTTCTAAAGCCTTAGATTCTGAACAATTCAAAACGACCTTGTTGGAATCCATAAAAGCAAAGGGATACTCCCCCGCAGCCCTCAAATGTTTTGGCTCGGTGGACATTAAAGCAAAACAACAGGCTTATGTAGACTTCTCAGAGGAATGCGACCTTCCTTTCCAAACTTTTACAAGAGAAGTTATACAAACCATTGAGGTTCCGAACCCTAGTAAAGTCGTTCAGGCAAAAATTGGTGTTGATGGTGTTTCAGAATCTACTGCGATGCTTTTGGCGAATCAAACTAGCCTCTTGGTAGAAAAACAGAAGGTTTTATTAGAGAATGGGGAGAAATTCACCTTTGCTTTAGCCTTGGATCGTATGGCAGAGCGAAAGGCAGTTGTTGCTATTATTGGTGCAGGTCCTGGCGATGAATTACTCATTACCGTCAAAGGAAAGAATTACTTAGAGCAAGCAGATTGTGTACTGTATGCAGGGAGTTTAGTGCCAGAGGAAATGACGAATTGGTGCAAAGCAGGAGCCGTTGTTATGAATTCAGCAATGATGACCTTGGAAGAGCAAATTACGTTGATGCAAAAGCATTATGAAAAAGGACACTTAATTGTTCGTTTACAATCTGGCGACCCTTCTCTTTATGGTGCCATTCAAGAACAAATGTCCATTTTTGATGACTTGGGCATGCACTATTTTATCATTCCTGGAATTTCTTCTTTTAGTGCGGCTGCGGCTGCCTTAAAATCTGAATTCACCATTCCTGAAGTGGTGCAGTCTGTTATTCTGACTAGAGGAGCTGGAAAAACGCCCTTGCCTGAGGCTGAAAAATTGGAAGAAATGGCTAAACATAAGGCAACCATGTGCATTTTTCTAAGTGCTACTTTGGTCAAGAAGGTAGAGGCGCAATTATTAGAACATTATGATCCAGAAACGCCTGTAGCAGTACTTTATCGGGTAACGTGGAAGGATGAAGAAATTTATCAAGGAACGCTGCAAAACTTAGCGGCTATTGTCAAAAAAAGCAAAAAAACACGGACGGTTTTATTCATTATTGGTGCTTGTATTGGTGCTCGTAAAAATAGATCTCAATTGTATAACCCTGATTGGAAACATATTTTTAGAACCAATAAAAAGTTTACACTCAAAGAATAA
- a CDS encoding precorrin-6A/cobalt-precorrin-6A reductase codes for MILIFGGTTEGRQVLDLMKQVKKPYHYSTKTAVEYQEDGLGIYRFGALDEQALSNYIQQHAIKWIINAAHPFATLLHNTIDKVSQQLAVPVYRLERVYEERQCNKLVHYTKDYATSLKLLFEQFAGKTLMALSGVQSIPKLEDYWKRHKTFFRILDRASSIELAAYHQFPASQLILGYPNKKNADEKAIYQDYQTGVILTKESGGSGFLATKIAVALELGLPIIIIKRPPMPPYFTEVNNLERLLEEIKKWA; via the coding sequence ATGATTCTAATTTTTGGAGGAACGACAGAAGGCAGGCAGGTGCTTGACTTAATGAAGCAAGTAAAGAAGCCCTATCACTATTCGACAAAGACAGCCGTAGAATATCAAGAAGATGGCTTGGGGATTTATCGTTTTGGTGCTTTGGATGAACAGGCTTTATCTAATTATATCCAACAGCATGCAATAAAGTGGATTATTAATGCTGCGCACCCTTTTGCCACCTTGCTGCACAATACGATTGATAAGGTTAGTCAACAATTGGCGGTTCCAGTGTATCGCTTAGAGCGGGTTTATGAAGAACGCCAATGCAATAAATTGGTGCATTATACAAAGGATTATGCAACGAGTTTAAAGCTACTGTTCGAACAATTTGCAGGGAAAACCTTAATGGCTTTATCTGGCGTGCAGTCGATCCCCAAATTAGAGGACTATTGGAAACGGCACAAAACTTTTTTTAGAATACTAGATCGAGCTAGTTCTATTGAATTGGCAGCATACCACCAATTCCCTGCTTCTCAATTGATTTTAGGTTATCCCAATAAAAAGAACGCAGATGAAAAGGCTATTTATCAAGATTATCAAACAGGGGTTATTTTAACAAAAGAAAGCGGAGGAAGCGGTTTTTTGGCGACCAAAATAGCTGTTGCCTTAGAACTTGGATTGCCAATTATTATTATAAAACGCCCTCCAATGCCCCCCTATTTTACAGAGGTAAATAATTTAGAACGGTTGCTAGAAGAGATAAAAAAATGGGCTTAA
- the cbiD gene encoding cobalt-precorrin-5B (C(1))-methyltransferase CbiD, with amino-acid sequence MGLRKIPEGPLRDGFTTGTSATAAAKAALWAMIHQTPPKEVQVVLPIEKVLTIPVHSCAFTEEWAKCSVIKDAGDDPDVTNKAEIGCEITLTKKKGEVLFVAGEGVGTVTLPGLSLAVGQAAINPVPRQMMVAALQKLLHDADWDFGVCVTVFVVNGVRLAKRTLNERVGIMNGLSILGTTGIVKPYSSSSYIASIEQGIDVAVANGIRELVINSGARSEKYLRALFPYLKEQAFIHYGNWIGETLKKIRHSAIQKVSLGIMLGKAVKLAAGQLDTHSCVSSWDKEFIARLAQKSGYNMQQQNAIKELNMAGRLPEIFPFQEQEAFYQQLLSCCYQQSKTILNPIELDLFLIHKEGDFIKYKRL; translated from the coding sequence ATGGGCTTAAGAAAAATACCTGAAGGACCTTTAAGGGACGGCTTTACAACGGGAACCTCTGCCACGGCAGCGGCTAAAGCAGCGTTGTGGGCTATGATTCATCAAACACCCCCTAAGGAAGTACAGGTAGTTCTGCCCATCGAAAAAGTATTGACAATTCCCGTTCATTCCTGTGCTTTTACAGAAGAATGGGCGAAATGTAGTGTAATTAAGGACGCTGGAGATGACCCAGATGTGACCAACAAGGCGGAAATAGGCTGCGAAATCACCTTGACGAAAAAGAAGGGAGAAGTTTTGTTTGTTGCGGGCGAAGGTGTGGGCACTGTTACCTTACCAGGCTTGTCATTAGCCGTTGGACAGGCTGCGATTAATCCTGTTCCAAGGCAAATGATGGTTGCTGCCTTACAAAAGTTACTACACGATGCCGATTGGGATTTTGGCGTTTGTGTAACTGTTTTTGTTGTTAATGGGGTTCGGTTGGCTAAGCGCACGCTCAATGAGCGAGTTGGTATTATGAATGGCTTATCGATTCTAGGAACAACAGGAATTGTTAAGCCCTATTCCTCTAGCTCTTATATTGCCAGTATTGAGCAAGGAATTGATGTCGCTGTTGCCAATGGCATTCGAGAGCTGGTCATTAACTCTGGGGCAAGATCTGAAAAATACCTAAGGGCTTTATTCCCTTATTTAAAAGAACAGGCCTTTATACATTATGGAAATTGGATTGGAGAAACCTTAAAAAAAATAAGGCATTCGGCCATTCAAAAAGTATCGCTTGGAATTATGCTGGGAAAGGCAGTAAAATTAGCGGCTGGGCAGTTGGATACGCATAGTTGTGTCTCTTCTTGGGACAAGGAATTTATTGCGAGACTAGCCCAAAAATCAGGCTATAATATGCAACAACAAAACGCCATAAAGGAACTTAATATGGCAGGACGATTACCTGAAATTTTTCCCTTTCAGGAACAGGAAGCTTTTTACCAACAGCTTTTAAGCTGTTGTTATCAACAAAGTAAAACAATTCTTAATCCAATAGAATTAGACCTTTTTTTAATTCATAAAGAAGGCGATTTTATTAAATACAAACGACTATGA
- a CDS encoding cob(I)yrinic acid a,c-diamide adenosyltransferase produces MKIYTRKGDKGKTGVFGGSREFKNSPRIECIGTLDEVNSTIGLLRAKLGEEHAWQANLHRIQKDLMDMMSRLARPSISKKENTNPEPKDGAAFCEQWLDEMEEAMSSPSDYFVLPGGNEVSALCHVCRTQIRRGERNLVTLMQEDPDCVKDYVLAYINRLSDLFFTMARAEMDKHGVAEEKWNLFLYKRKKNRTAK; encoded by the coding sequence ATGAAAATATACACTAGAAAAGGAGACAAAGGAAAAACAGGTGTTTTTGGAGGCAGTAGAGAGTTTAAGAATTCGCCTCGAATTGAGTGCATTGGAACCTTAGATGAAGTTAACTCAACCATTGGTTTACTTCGTGCTAAGTTAGGAGAAGAACACGCTTGGCAAGCTAATTTGCATCGAATTCAAAAAGATTTGATGGATATGATGTCTCGGCTGGCACGTCCTTCTATTTCAAAAAAAGAAAACACAAACCCTGAGCCGAAAGATGGAGCCGCTTTTTGCGAGCAATGGCTGGATGAGATGGAAGAAGCTATGAGTAGCCCCTCTGATTATTTTGTTTTGCCTGGCGGAAACGAAGTTTCTGCCTTGTGTCATGTCTGTAGAACACAAATCAGACGAGGTGAACGCAATTTGGTTACGTTGATGCAAGAAGATCCAGATTGTGTAAAAGACTATGTTCTGGCTTATATCAACCGATTATCCGATTTATTTTTCACTATGGCTAGAGCTGAGATGGACAAGCATGGCGTGGCAGAAGAAAAATGGAATTTGTTCCTATACAAACGTAAAAAGAACAGAACTGCTAAATAG
- a CDS encoding bifunctional adenosylcobinamide kinase/adenosylcobinamide-phosphate guanylyltransferase, with product MKQAEIHLITGGQRSGKSAYAERLALENCKRPIYLATSKVWDEEYKKRIMLHQEGRSEAWINKEELLNISQVTFPSKVVLLDCITLWLTNVFDAYKYDSQQAKKFALSELKRLFEQHLTLFIVSAELGMGIIPMQASTRQFVDLHGEVNQYIAKQAKQLSFMVAGIPLQVK from the coding sequence ATGAAACAGGCAGAAATTCATTTAATAACGGGAGGTCAACGCTCAGGAAAAAGTGCTTATGCGGAACGCTTGGCCTTAGAAAACTGTAAACGTCCCATCTATCTTGCTACCTCCAAGGTCTGGGATGAGGAATATAAAAAGCGCATTATGTTGCATCAAGAAGGTCGCTCAGAAGCTTGGATTAATAAAGAAGAATTATTGAATATTAGTCAAGTCACATTTCCTTCAAAGGTGGTTTTGTTGGACTGCATTACATTGTGGTTGACCAATGTTTTTGACGCTTATAAATACGATAGTCAGCAGGCAAAGAAATTTGCATTGAGTGAGCTAAAACGCTTGTTTGAGCAGCACCTAACCCTTTTTATTGTCAGTGCTGAACTTGGAATGGGAATTATTCCAATGCAGGCAAGTACTCGTCAATTTGTAGATCTGCATGGCGAGGTTAATCAATATATTGCAAAACAAGCCAAGCAACTAAGTTTTATGGTTGCTGGCATTCCTTTACAGGTAAAGTAA
- a CDS encoding HoxN/HupN/NixA family nickel/cobalt transporter has product MTFANMLRPLMAGVLHSFEPDHITAVSVLASEKAIKKERASLKTVLQASQWAFGHSVTLLLFGGVALIFRSTMVNFVENISYIAELMVGPIMFWLGITAIRRNYQLNEMMQDHKAIEAHEHNASNPIHLHGKQGEEISMNPIKRSFWIGMLHGLAGTGGALTTALVISAPTITEAILILVIESVGIIFAMGVYSYTLIVTMSRFLDKNISIFKWMNGLAGLASILIGLYWTYNSIMGA; this is encoded by the coding sequence ATGACATTTGCCAACATGCTTCGCCCTCTCATGGCGGGCGTACTACACTCTTTTGAACCAGATCACATTACTGCGGTTTCTGTTTTGGCTTCAGAAAAAGCGATAAAAAAAGAAAGGGCATCCCTTAAGACTGTCTTGCAAGCCTCCCAATGGGCCTTTGGGCATTCTGTTACACTATTGTTATTTGGAGGGGTTGCGTTGATTTTTAGATCAACCATGGTTAATTTTGTAGAGAACATCTCTTATATAGCCGAATTGATGGTTGGTCCCATTATGTTTTGGTTGGGGATAACGGCAATCCGAAGAAATTACCAACTCAACGAAATGATGCAGGATCACAAAGCTATAGAGGCCCATGAGCACAATGCATCTAATCCCATTCATTTACATGGAAAACAGGGAGAAGAAATTTCAATGAACCCGATTAAGCGTTCCTTTTGGATTGGGATGTTGCATGGCTTAGCAGGAACAGGTGGAGCCTTAACAACAGCCTTGGTCATTAGTGCACCAACCATTACAGAAGCCATCCTGATTTTGGTAATAGAATCGGTAGGAATCATCTTTGCAATGGGCGTTTACAGTTATACCTTGATTGTTACAATGAGTCGCTTTTTGGATAAAAACATATCTATTTTTAAATGGATGAATGGCTTAGCGGGGTTAGCTTCTATCTTAATTGGTCTGTATTGGACTTATAATTCAATTATGGGAGCATGA
- a CDS encoding cobyrinate a,c-diamide synthase: MKKAQFIIAAPTSNAGKTTVTLGLLRALKNRKISAQPFKCGPDYIDPKFHQLAGQKTGVNLDLFMMSKADLRASYFDCLSMADVACVEGVMGLFDGAKRSEGSTAELAKVLDIPIVFVVNAKATAYSVAPLLYGFKNFDPALKIAGVIFNRVNTASHYAFLKEACEDVGLTALGYLPALEDAQIPSRHLGLSIDKIEAYDPLIERFSQALEQTVDLNQLLENCTVSVPEPYTSEKKSVLRPSFQIAVAKDNAFNFCYEQTIKAFERKGRVVYFSPLEDEELPIADFVYFPGGYPECYLDKLSANHSMLASVRKYAANGGRIWAECGGMMYLAKAIIDKEGKAYKMVGCFDFVSSMQQMKLKLGYRTMYLDNLAFKGHEFHYSTLLNHASTPHLGFAKTARNQPADTMIYSYKNVLASYAHLYFGTDDLLEKLLKLTERI, translated from the coding sequence ATGAAAAAGGCACAATTTATTATCGCTGCGCCAACTAGTAATGCTGGCAAAACTACCGTCACTTTAGGATTGCTGAGAGCGTTGAAGAATCGAAAAATTTCTGCTCAACCTTTCAAATGTGGTCCAGATTATATCGACCCCAAATTTCATCAGCTTGCTGGTCAAAAAACGGGGGTTAATTTAGATTTGTTTATGATGTCTAAGGCAGATCTTAGGGCAAGTTATTTTGATTGTCTATCAATGGCAGATGTTGCTTGTGTAGAAGGTGTAATGGGATTATTTGATGGTGCCAAACGTTCGGAAGGTAGCACCGCCGAATTAGCTAAAGTACTGGACATTCCCATCGTCTTTGTTGTGAACGCCAAAGCAACTGCTTATTCTGTTGCTCCCCTTTTGTACGGCTTCAAGAATTTTGATCCAGCCTTAAAAATAGCTGGGGTGATTTTTAATCGAGTGAATACGGCTTCTCATTATGCTTTTTTGAAAGAGGCTTGTGAGGATGTTGGTTTAACGGCTTTGGGCTATTTGCCTGCTTTGGAAGATGCTCAAATCCCCTCTCGACACTTGGGGTTGTCTATTGACAAAATTGAGGCTTACGATCCATTGATTGAACGGTTTTCCCAAGCTTTGGAGCAAACCGTTGATCTCAATCAACTATTAGAAAATTGCACGGTATCCGTTCCCGAACCATACACAAGCGAAAAAAAATCCGTCCTTCGCCCTTCGTTTCAGATTGCTGTGGCAAAGGACAATGCCTTTAATTTTTGTTATGAACAAACGATAAAAGCTTTTGAGCGAAAAGGCAGGGTCGTTTATTTTAGCCCATTGGAAGATGAGGAGTTGCCAATTGCTGATTTTGTTTATTTCCCAGGAGGATACCCTGAATGTTATCTGGATAAACTGTCTGCCAATCATTCTATGTTGGCATCTGTCCGAAAGTATGCTGCTAATGGTGGGCGAATATGGGCAGAATGTGGAGGAATGATGTATTTGGCAAAGGCAATTATAGACAAAGAAGGCAAAGCATATAAAATGGTAGGTTGCTTTGATTTTGTTAGTTCTATGCAACAGATGAAACTCAAACTAGGCTATCGAACAATGTACTTGGATAATCTAGCATTTAAAGGACATGAATTTCATTATTCGACTCTACTAAACCATGCTTCCACCCCTCATCTTGGTTTTGCAAAAACAGCCCGCAATCAACCTGCTGATACCATGATCTATAGTTATAAAAATGTTTTGGCTTCTTATGCCCACCTCTATTTTGGAACAGATGATTTATTGGAAAAACTACTGAAATTAACGGAACGTATCTAA
- a CDS encoding AAA family ATPase, whose amino-acid sequence MMTAIFPFTAIVGQETFKLALLLNIIDPTLGGVLAIGDKGTGKTTLVRSLANLMANQDAFPFVNLPIGASEDSLLGQLSLGKLINEKQEHLQLGLLAKANRGFLYIDEINLLNDYLMDMLLDAASMGYYFLEREGFSKKLDSKFCLIGSMNPEEGDLRPQLKDRFGLCVFIQTPQCLEQRVKVIERRLAFDQDAAAFRAKYAQEEQELLEEVLRAKAALNSIVVSPEVLSYSGQLALNNQVEGLRADILLVKTARAFTALNGRTVTTTEDVDAIQHLVLNHRSNALNSSPPPPQEKEENKASQEKQSEPQQQAPNALIKAILPDQHLVTRPHNGGKSKNGTPQRQKEAPKGIAQTASAVKTIDKRKTVGQYLATSKLELKHKREETKTKQQLIFVLDSSGSMLQQQVIAYAKGLIKKWAKKQANSPTTFSLITLFDGAAKLQLEGSKDLNKLLEVVESVETGGKTNLVAAFRTIKKLTAINPTLHYQLIILSDGRFQSKEAATLEDLVLAYQMNCKLVSALHFVDAEQEMVKIGWGAKFAKQLKGTYEVLNIMK is encoded by the coding sequence ATGATGACGGCTATATTTCCATTTACAGCAATTGTAGGGCAAGAAACATTCAAACTTGCCCTACTGCTCAATATCATTGACCCAACATTGGGCGGTGTGTTGGCTATTGGGGATAAGGGAACGGGCAAAACTACCTTGGTGCGTTCTCTTGCCAACTTGATGGCTAATCAAGATGCCTTTCCTTTTGTCAACTTGCCTATAGGTGCCTCGGAAGATAGTTTATTGGGACAACTTAGCTTGGGCAAATTAATCAATGAAAAGCAGGAGCATTTACAATTGGGGCTTTTGGCTAAGGCGAATCGAGGTTTTTTATACATTGATGAGATCAATCTTTTAAATGATTATCTAATGGATATGCTTTTGGATGCTGCTTCCATGGGTTATTATTTTTTAGAACGAGAAGGTTTTTCCAAAAAGCTGGACAGCAAATTTTGCTTGATTGGTTCTATGAATCCCGAAGAAGGTGATTTGCGTCCTCAGTTAAAAGATCGTTTCGGTTTGTGCGTCTTTATTCAAACGCCCCAATGTTTAGAACAACGGGTAAAAGTGATAGAACGGCGATTGGCATTTGATCAGGATGCCGCAGCATTTAGAGCAAAATATGCCCAAGAAGAACAAGAGTTATTAGAAGAAGTTTTGAGGGCAAAAGCTGCCTTAAATTCTATTGTGGTGTCACCTGAAGTTTTAAGCTATTCGGGGCAATTGGCACTCAACAACCAAGTAGAAGGACTAAGAGCGGATATTTTATTGGTAAAAACGGCTAGAGCGTTTACAGCATTGAATGGGCGAACAGTAACAACAACGGAAGATGTTGATGCGATTCAGCACTTGGTATTGAATCATAGAAGCAATGCCTTAAATTCAAGCCCTCCTCCTCCACAAGAAAAAGAAGAAAATAAAGCTTCACAAGAAAAACAAAGTGAACCTCAACAGCAAGCGCCCAACGCTCTAATCAAAGCAATACTTCCCGATCAGCATCTAGTAACAAGGCCTCATAACGGTGGGAAATCTAAAAATGGAACTCCACAACGGCAAAAAGAAGCTCCCAAAGGGATTGCACAAACGGCTAGTGCTGTAAAGACGATTGACAAACGAAAAACCGTTGGGCAATATTTGGCCACCTCTAAATTAGAGCTAAAACATAAAAGAGAGGAAACCAAAACAAAGCAACAACTTATTTTTGTCTTAGATTCAAGTGGTTCCATGCTTCAACAGCAAGTGATTGCTTATGCCAAAGGGTTGATTAAAAAATGGGCAAAAAAGCAAGCGAATTCTCCCACTACTTTTTCTCTGATTACACTCTTTGATGGTGCTGCAAAACTACAATTGGAAGGCTCTAAGGATCTCAATAAGTTATTAGAGGTCGTAGAATCGGTAGAGACTGGTGGTAAAACAAATCTAGTGGCTGCTTTTAGAACGATTAAAAAATTAACGGCAATCAATCCCACTCTACATTATCAATTGATCATACTAAGTGATGGGCGTTTTCAATCTAAAGAGGCAGCTACATTGGAGGACTTGGTTTTGGCTTATCAAATGAATTGTAAATTGGTAAGTGCTTTGCATTTTGTGGATGCTGAGCAAGAGATGGTTAAGATTGGTTGGGGGGCAAAATTTGCAAAACAATTAAAAGGAACTTATGAAGTTTTAAACATAATGAAATGA
- the cobW gene encoding cobalamin biosynthesis protein CobW encodes MRKIPITIITGFLGVGKTTLVHNILKNANGKRLALLVNEFGEVGVDGEIIRTGCGDETCNLIELANGCICCTVQEEFLPSMLELIERKDDIDHIIIETSGLAMPKPLIRAVNWPDLKPHITIDAVVTVVDAVGVATGELCNRAKVQKQRLADDSLDHETPIEELFLDQLTCADLLLVSKRDLIDDAGYTAVVEALSPKARPNVKIIPIANGIIDNDILLGLGASAEDDLSTRHSIHEHHHEHGHDHEHDESITTEILEYPTTPNVKTLVKELQNLVQKHEIYRVKGFVNIPDKPMRMILQGVGNRFDYYFDRAWKDEEERKTQLVVIGRDIAGHLN; translated from the coding sequence ATGAGAAAAATACCTATCACAATAATAACAGGTTTTTTGGGGGTTGGTAAAACGACACTGGTGCACAATATTCTCAAAAATGCCAATGGAAAACGCTTGGCCTTACTGGTGAATGAATTTGGAGAAGTCGGTGTCGATGGTGAAATTATTCGCACTGGCTGTGGGGATGAAACTTGCAACTTAATTGAGCTAGCCAATGGTTGTATTTGTTGTACCGTGCAGGAGGAGTTTTTGCCTTCTATGTTAGAATTGATTGAGCGCAAAGATGATATTGACCATATCATTATAGAAACTTCTGGTTTAGCAATGCCTAAACCCTTGATTAGAGCCGTAAATTGGCCAGACCTAAAGCCACACATAACAATAGATGCTGTTGTGACGGTAGTGGATGCTGTTGGTGTAGCAACGGGTGAGCTTTGCAATCGAGCAAAGGTTCAGAAGCAACGCTTGGCAGATGATTCCTTAGATCATGAAACCCCTATAGAAGAGTTATTTTTGGATCAGTTGACTTGTGCGGATCTACTGTTGGTGAGCAAACGAGATTTGATTGATGATGCTGGATATACAGCAGTTGTCGAAGCCTTGTCTCCCAAAGCCCGCCCCAATGTCAAAATTATTCCCATTGCCAATGGAATCATTGATAATGACATCTTATTGGGATTGGGAGCTTCTGCGGAGGATGATTTATCTACCCGACATTCTATCCACGAACATCATCATGAACATGGACACGATCATGAGCACGATGAAAGCATTACGACAGAAATCTTAGAATATCCCACTACTCCCAATGTTAAAACATTGGTTAAAGAACTTCAGAACCTCGTTCAAAAACATGAAATCTATAGGGTCAAAGGGTTTGTAAATATCCCTGACAAACCTATGCGTATGATTTTGCAAGGCGTGGGAAATCGCTTTGATTATTACTTTGATAGAGCTTGGAAAGACGAAGAAGAACGCAAAACTCAATTGGTTGTTATCGGTAGAGATATTGCGGGTCATTTAAATTAA